A region of Beijerinckia sp. 28-YEA-48 DNA encodes the following proteins:
- a CDS encoding GNAT family N-acetyltransferase, with protein MENDSSGNVSSIVIRPSRDSDVEPMMAIYRRHIRRGIEEGVEDSGMPEPDDLKERRKNLRSHRLPHLVATLDGEVVGYAYVVPFRKRPAYRYAAKHSIYVHHGHLGRGIGRLLMQAIIDACAAAGFHQLIGYIDADNLASLGLHERFGFDRVGLLRGIAYRYGRWSDSVMVQRSLGAGSTAQPTPRPAR; from the coding sequence ATGGAAAACGATTCATCAGGAAACGTGTCGTCGATTGTCATCCGTCCCTCGCGCGATAGCGATGTCGAGCCGATGATGGCGATTTATCGTCGCCATATCCGCCGCGGCATCGAGGAGGGCGTCGAGGATAGCGGGATGCCCGAGCCGGACGATCTGAAGGAGCGGCGTAAGAACCTGCGTAGCCACCGCCTGCCGCATCTGGTGGCGACGCTCGACGGCGAGGTGGTGGGCTACGCCTATGTCGTCCCGTTCCGCAAGCGCCCTGCCTATCGTTACGCGGCCAAGCACTCGATTTACGTGCATCACGGGCATCTCGGCCGGGGGATCGGACGGCTTCTGATGCAGGCGATCATCGATGCCTGTGCGGCTGCCGGCTTTCACCAGTTGATCGGCTATATCGACGCCGACAACCTGGCCTCGCTCGGTCTGCACGAGAGGTTTGGCTTCGACAGGGTCGGTCTGCTGCGCGGGATCGCCTATCGATATGGCCGCTGGTCCGACAGCGTTATGGTGCAACGCTCGTTGGGCGCCGGTTCAACGGCTCAGCCGACGCCCCGCCCCGCGCGCTAA
- a CDS encoding Orn/Lys/Arg decarboxylase N-terminal domain-containing protein: MDYFRRFTFLFSAPTFDADDLEGVRFNQIVTEIERSGFEVVKARKLEDAEIAVQTDAAIGCMVVDWGKKGLEGKTAALINLMRRRGLDFPIILLIRRKRFEDLPVEVLDFIDGYVFLSEETPPFIAKNLISRLKQYAETLKTPFFGTLVDYAEEGNQLWTCPGHNGGVFYSRSPIGRVFMEHLGEAVFRDDLDNSVLDLGDLLTHEGPALKAQKEAARIFGAEKTYFVLNGTSTSNKVALAALVTDGDLVLFDRNNHKAAHHGALMISGGIPVYVPTVRNAWGLIGPMGWDSLDEEVLRQRIRNHPLVKDPEAWRRPRPFRVAVVEQCTYDGTIHNAQMILERIGHLCEYILFDEAWAGFMKFHPLYAGRFAMGLTNLGPEAPGIIATQSTHKQLASFSQASQIHMKDRHIRGQKRRVEHRRFNESFMQYASTSPFYPLFASLDVGAQMMKGRSGEVLWDDTIRLGIELRKKIRAVRREFEEKEARPERRWFFEPFVPDRVAIPDVSREGGIHNVAWESISTDQLASNPAYWQLAPGEAWHGFASMTAGFAMTDPNKLTLLTPGFDRATGGYAEHGIPAPIVAQYLRENRIVAEKNDLNSLLFLLTPGIEASKAGTLISGLVAFKKLHDDNALLEDVIPEFYGRRRARYAGVRLRDLCGEMHRFFRDAGVSALQAKQFSSEHLPEIAMSPRDAARYLVRNDVDFLPINALAGRIATTPFVVYPPGIATIVPGERLTERAQPMIDYLKMFEVCFNAFPGFEVEIQGVYREVDASGRISLHTYVVSE; encoded by the coding sequence ATGGATTATTTCAGACGTTTCACGTTCCTCTTCTCGGCGCCGACCTTTGACGCGGATGATCTCGAGGGCGTCCGCTTCAATCAGATCGTCACCGAAATCGAGCGTTCCGGCTTCGAGGTCGTCAAGGCGCGTAAACTTGAGGACGCCGAGATTGCCGTGCAGACCGATGCCGCCATCGGCTGCATGGTCGTCGACTGGGGCAAGAAAGGCCTAGAGGGCAAGACAGCGGCGTTGATCAACCTGATGCGCCGTCGCGGCCTCGATTTTCCGATCATCCTGCTGATCCGCCGCAAGCGGTTCGAGGATCTGCCCGTCGAAGTGCTCGATTTCATTGACGGCTATGTCTTCCTTTCGGAAGAGACGCCGCCCTTCATCGCCAAGAACCTCATCAGCCGCTTGAAGCAATATGCCGAAACGTTGAAGACGCCGTTCTTCGGTACGCTCGTCGACTATGCGGAAGAAGGCAACCAGCTCTGGACCTGTCCGGGCCACAACGGCGGCGTGTTCTATAGCCGCAGCCCGATCGGCCGCGTCTTCATGGAACATCTTGGCGAAGCGGTCTTCCGTGACGATCTCGACAATTCCGTGCTCGATCTCGGCGACTTGCTGACACACGAAGGTCCAGCGCTCAAGGCCCAGAAAGAAGCGGCGCGAATCTTCGGGGCCGAAAAGACCTATTTCGTCCTCAATGGCACCTCGACCTCGAACAAGGTCGCGCTTGCGGCCCTGGTCACCGATGGCGACCTCGTGCTGTTCGATCGTAACAACCACAAGGCCGCCCATCACGGCGCGCTGATGATCAGCGGTGGCATCCCGGTCTATGTGCCGACGGTGCGCAACGCCTGGGGGCTGATCGGCCCCATGGGTTGGGACTCGCTCGACGAGGAGGTGTTGCGCCAGCGCATCCGCAATCACCCTCTGGTCAAGGATCCCGAGGCCTGGCGCAGGCCGCGCCCCTTCCGCGTCGCGGTCGTCGAGCAATGCACTTACGATGGCACGATCCACAATGCCCAGATGATCCTGGAGCGTATCGGCCACCTCTGTGAATATATCCTGTTCGACGAGGCCTGGGCCGGTTTCATGAAGTTCCATCCGCTCTATGCTGGGCGTTTCGCCATGGGGCTGACGAACCTTGGGCCCGAGGCGCCGGGGATCATCGCTACGCAATCGACCCATAAGCAGCTCGCGAGTTTCTCGCAGGCGTCGCAGATCCACATGAAGGACAGGCATATTCGCGGCCAGAAGCGACGTGTCGAGCATCGACGCTTCAACGAGAGCTTCATGCAATATGCCTCGACGTCGCCTTTCTATCCGCTCTTCGCCTCGCTCGATGTCGGCGCGCAGATGATGAAGGGCCGCTCTGGCGAAGTGCTCTGGGACGATACGATCCGGCTGGGCATTGAGCTGCGCAAGAAGATCCGCGCCGTGCGCCGCGAGTTCGAAGAGAAGGAGGCACGGCCGGAACGCCGCTGGTTCTTCGAACCCTTCGTGCCCGATCGCGTCGCCATTCCGGATGTGTCACGCGAAGGCGGCATCCACAATGTCGCCTGGGAATCGATCAGCACCGATCAACTAGCGAGCAATCCGGCCTATTGGCAGCTCGCGCCTGGCGAGGCCTGGCATGGCTTCGCCAGCATGACGGCGGGTTTCGCGATGACAGACCCGAACAAGCTGACTTTGTTGACGCCAGGTTTCGACCGCGCGACCGGCGGTTACGCCGAGCACGGCATCCCAGCCCCTATCGTCGCCCAGTATCTGCGCGAGAACCGTATCGTTGCGGAGAAGAACGATCTCAACTCGCTGCTCTTCCTGCTGACGCCTGGTATCGAGGCCAGCAAGGCCGGAACCCTGATCAGTGGTCTCGTCGCCTTCAAAAAGCTGCACGACGACAACGCCCTGCTGGAAGACGTCATACCTGAGTTCTACGGACGGCGGCGGGCACGCTACGCCGGTGTGCGCTTGCGCGATCTCTGTGGGGAAATGCATCGCTTCTTCCGCGACGCTGGCGTCAGCGCCCTTCAGGCGAAGCAATTCTCCTCTGAGCACCTGCCCGAAATCGCCATGTCGCCGCGCGACGCGGCGCGCTACCTCGTGCGCAATGATGTCGACTTCCTGCCGATCAACGCTCTCGCCGGCCGTATCGCCACGACGCCTTTCGTCGTTTATCCACCCGGCATCGCCACGATTGTGCCGGGCGAGCGGCTCACCGAGCGGGCGCAGCCGATGATCGATTATCTCAAGATGTTCGAGGTCTGCTTCAACGCCTTCCCGGGCTTCGAAGTGGAAATCCAGGGTGTCTACCGCGAGGTCGATGCGTCAGGCCGTATCAGCTTGCATACCTATGTCGTTTCCGAATAG
- a CDS encoding aminotransferase class V-fold PLP-dependent enzyme, translating into MSRLQAGLIGNAAEIDGPFGKKPLVYADYVASGRALMQIEAFILERVLPYYANSHTEASYCGGLMTRMRREARAVIAQSCGATDQHAVIFAGSGATAGINRLVSLLGVNQAVAAGQRARIIIGPYEHHSNILPWRESGAEVIEIAESLDGGPDMAALDAALQESASCDLVVCSFSAASNVTGIVTDVAAVTRRVKAAGAKMVWDYAGAGPYLPIAMSPAQSSPGNQAEIDAIVVSPHKFIGGPGASGVLIVRHDAVVMTRPSWPGGGTVRFVSPLSHDYSGSLEAREEAGTPNVVGDIRAALAFMVKDAIGPEAMQHRNAELTRRAMAAWQDQPRIELLGSPKLPRLPIFSFRMRDENGGFVHQQLVTRMLSDRFGIQARGGCACAGPYVHRLLSIDAAESEKLRRDILAGQEMAKPGFIRLNFSVLMPEEKVQFILQSVIELAQCAQQYVPMYVCDTKRAIFSPKGNEQFAALAS; encoded by the coding sequence ATGAGCAGGTTGCAGGCGGGATTGATCGGCAACGCGGCCGAGATCGACGGGCCCTTCGGCAAAAAGCCACTCGTCTATGCGGATTATGTCGCCTCCGGGCGCGCGCTCATGCAGATCGAGGCGTTCATTCTCGAGCGCGTTCTGCCCTATTACGCCAACAGCCATACTGAGGCTTCCTATTGCGGCGGCCTCATGACCCGGATGCGTCGGGAAGCCCGTGCTGTCATCGCACAGTCTTGCGGCGCGACGGATCAGCACGCGGTGATTTTTGCTGGCTCTGGCGCGACGGCGGGGATCAACCGCCTTGTCTCTTTGCTCGGCGTCAATCAGGCGGTGGCCGCAGGCCAGCGGGCCCGTATCATCATCGGCCCCTATGAACATCACTCCAATATTCTGCCTTGGCGCGAAAGTGGGGCCGAGGTGATTGAAATCGCCGAGAGCCTCGATGGCGGCCCGGACATGGCTGCGCTCGATGCGGCGTTGCAAGAATCCGCTTCCTGCGATCTTGTTGTTTGCTCTTTTTCCGCGGCGTCCAATGTGACGGGTATCGTCACCGACGTTGCGGCCGTCACGCGCCGTGTGAAGGCGGCTGGCGCCAAAATGGTTTGGGACTATGCGGGAGCCGGTCCCTATCTGCCGATCGCCATGTCGCCGGCCCAGTCGTCGCCAGGCAACCAGGCCGAAATCGATGCCATTGTCGTATCGCCACATAAGTTCATCGGCGGCCCTGGCGCATCGGGCGTGTTGATCGTCCGCCACGATGCTGTTGTCATGACGCGGCCGAGTTGGCCGGGCGGCGGCACCGTTCGCTTTGTCTCGCCGCTCAGCCATGATTACAGCGGCAGTCTCGAAGCGCGCGAAGAAGCGGGAACGCCGAATGTGGTGGGCGATATTCGCGCCGCGCTGGCGTTCATGGTGAAAGACGCGATTGGCCCGGAGGCGATGCAGCATCGCAATGCCGAACTCACCCGGCGCGCCATGGCCGCCTGGCAGGATCAACCGCGCATCGAGCTCTTGGGATCGCCGAAATTGCCTCGATTGCCGATCTTCTCTTTCAGAATGCGGGACGAGAACGGTGGGTTCGTGCACCAGCAACTGGTGACGCGCATGCTGAGCGATCGCTTCGGCATTCAGGCGCGCGGCGGCTGTGCCTGCGCCGGACCCTACGTCCATCGGCTGTTGTCGATCGATGCGGCGGAATCCGAAAAGCTGCGGCGCGATATTCTGGCTGGGCAGGAAATGGCGAAGCCGGGATTCATCCGGTTGAATTTCAGCGTTCTCATGCCGGAGGAGAAAGTACAGTTCATCCTCCAATCCGTCATCGAACTCGCGCAATGCGCACAGCAATATGTGCCGATGTATGTATGCGACACGAAACGCGCCATATTTTCTCCGAAGGGCAATGAGCAGTTCGCCGCTCTCGCCTCCTAG
- a CDS encoding Lrp/AsnC family transcriptional regulator encodes MEKIDAIDLKILTWLQKDGAISQRDLAERVGLSQNACWRRLQRLTADGIIGNSQVNIDLKALGLDLTVFVMIRTRHHSKEWADSFRTHVERLPEVIDFYRIGGDWDYLIKVVTKGMAGYDAFYQKLITNFDLATVTGFFSMEAIIDNRPTDLTRMR; translated from the coding sequence ATGGAAAAAATAGACGCTATTGATCTAAAAATTCTCACGTGGCTGCAAAAGGACGGCGCGATCTCGCAGCGTGACCTCGCTGAACGAGTCGGCCTCTCCCAAAATGCCTGCTGGCGGCGGCTGCAACGGCTGACCGCCGACGGCATCATCGGCAACAGCCAGGTCAACATCGATCTCAAGGCGTTGGGGCTCGACCTGACGGTCTTCGTGATGATCCGTACCCGTCATCATTCAAAAGAATGGGCCGACAGCTTTCGCACGCATGTCGAACGTCTCCCCGAAGTCATCGATTTTTATCGGATCGGTGGCGACTGGGACTATCTGATCAAAGTCGTCACAAAAGGAATGGCAGGCTACGACGCCTTTTATCAGAAGCTCATCACCAATTTCGACCTGGCCACGGTGACAGGCTTCTTCTCCATGGAAGCGATCATCGACAATCGCCCCACGGATCTCACCCGCATGCGGTGA
- a CDS encoding energy transducer TonB translates to MRWIIAAVVIVMVHAAAVALLVTDFSRVPDKPITIAAIAVTLAPVEASSPSQQDQDVAIGPAMQQTDAVPQEQPKTQEKPVEQVAKAPPLEQADVALPREEPKAVEKPQETPQPPVPETLAPPKTDRIGQFTEASSNAYNALVFGHLQRFKRYPREARGASGTTVVKFVLTRAGEVAESEVTKSSGNAVLDREALEILKRASPFPAFPTVKPGERDIYIAPVSFGRKM, encoded by the coding sequence ATGCGGTGGATCATCGCTGCCGTTGTGATCGTTATGGTTCACGCCGCGGCTGTCGCGCTGCTGGTGACCGATTTTTCGCGCGTGCCGGACAAGCCCATCACGATCGCTGCGATCGCGGTGACATTGGCGCCTGTCGAAGCCTCTTCGCCGAGCCAGCAGGATCAGGACGTGGCTATCGGGCCGGCCATGCAGCAGACCGACGCGGTTCCGCAGGAGCAGCCCAAAACCCAAGAGAAGCCCGTGGAGCAGGTGGCGAAAGCCCCGCCGCTTGAACAGGCCGATGTCGCGCTGCCACGGGAAGAGCCCAAGGCGGTGGAGAAACCACAAGAGACACCGCAGCCGCCCGTTCCCGAAACCCTGGCGCCGCCAAAGACGGACCGCATCGGTCAGTTCACCGAGGCGAGTTCAAACGCTTATAACGCTCTGGTCTTTGGCCATTTGCAGCGTTTCAAGCGCTACCCGCGCGAAGCACGGGGCGCCTCCGGAACGACGGTCGTCAAGTTTGTTCTCACCCGGGCAGGGGAGGTCGCCGAGAGCGAGGTGACGAAATCCTCGGGCAACGCCGTGTTGGATCGTGAGGCGCTCGAGATCCTGAAGCGGGCGAGCCCCTTTCCCGCGTTTCCCACGGTCAAGCCGGGAGAGCGGGACATCTATATCGCGCCAGTGAGTTTTGGGCGCAAAATGTAA
- the exbD gene encoding TonB system transport protein ExbD — translation MAMRLGSRSGDDLEIQHEINVTPFIDVILVLLIIFMVAAPLATVDIGVNLPASTAPEQPRPDKPIFVTIKPDLTLLVGETVVPREALAGVLDTVTGNHKDETIFIRADKTLDYGGLMQVMNSLRDAGYLKLALVGLEEAAIKP, via the coding sequence ATGGCCATGCGCCTAGGTTCACGTTCGGGGGACGATCTGGAAATCCAGCACGAAATTAACGTCACGCCTTTTATCGACGTCATTCTGGTTCTCCTGATCATCTTCATGGTGGCCGCCCCCCTTGCCACCGTCGATATCGGCGTCAATCTTCCCGCCAGCACGGCACCTGAGCAACCGCGCCCAGATAAACCGATCTTCGTGACCATCAAACCGGACCTGACGCTTCTCGTTGGCGAAACAGTCGTCCCGCGTGAGGCGCTCGCTGGCGTTCTCGACACGGTGACGGGCAATCACAAGGATGAAACGATCTTCATCCGAGCGGATAAGACGCTGGATTACGGCGGGCTGATGCAGGTGATGAACAGCTTGCGGGATGCGGGCTATCTCAAGCTCGCCCTTGTCGGATTGGAAGAAGCAGCGATCAAGCCATGA
- the exbB gene encoding tonB-system energizer ExbB — protein MTHRNSGRRHGALAQLGALMAPAALAFGSICLSQPALADTPLSLLPRNLSPWGMFVAADIVVKAVMIGLIFASLVTWTVWLTKTIELMTASRLVQRRLNMLEQGGSLADALRTSGDGRDAVAQLIRSAAQEVALSGGVVDDGLKERITLRLERAEAASARQIASGTGILATIGATAPFVGLFGTVWGIMNSFIGISEAHTTNLAVVAPGIAEALLTTAVGLFAAIPAVVIYNHLARVTGGYRARLTDASAQLLLLISRRHLGDIPPSSLSRSD, from the coding sequence ATGACACATCGTAACTCAGGTCGGAGACATGGCGCTCTCGCGCAGTTGGGGGCATTGATGGCCCCGGCGGCTTTGGCGTTCGGGTCCATATGTCTGTCCCAGCCGGCGCTCGCAGACACGCCGCTCAGTCTCTTGCCGCGGAACCTGTCGCCCTGGGGCATGTTCGTCGCCGCCGACATCGTCGTGAAAGCGGTGATGATCGGACTGATCTTCGCTTCCCTGGTGACATGGACTGTCTGGTTGACCAAGACCATCGAGCTGATGACGGCTAGCCGGCTCGTTCAACGGCGGCTCAACATGTTGGAGCAAGGGGGCAGTTTGGCCGACGCCTTGCGCACGAGTGGCGATGGCCGTGATGCCGTGGCGCAACTGATCCGTTCGGCTGCGCAGGAGGTCGCTCTGTCAGGCGGCGTCGTAGACGATGGCCTCAAGGAACGGATCACCCTGCGGCTGGAGCGGGCGGAAGCTGCCAGCGCGCGGCAAATCGCCAGTGGCACCGGCATATTGGCGACGATCGGCGCAACCGCGCCCTTCGTTGGCCTGTTCGGCACGGTCTGGGGGATCATGAATTCCTTCATCGGTATTTCCGAAGCGCACACCACCAATCTCGCTGTAGTGGCGCCTGGTATTGCGGAAGCTCTGCTGACGACGGCTGTTGGGCTTTTCGCCGCTATTCCCGCGGTCGTGATCTACAATCATCTGGCGCGTGTGACCGGTGGTTATCGCGCACGGCTGACGGATGCCTCCGCGCAGCTTCTCCTGCTCATCAGTCGGCGCCATCTTGGTGATATCCCGCCATCATCCCTCTCACGGAGCGATTAA
- a CDS encoding TonB-dependent receptor, translated as MIEVLPAQASEAPARQQLADDLPRLFRSGNSLMNRARSPRLRRELLLSASSFILLAASSLPSLAQNEGPSQQPEPNLDHQASPSQPEAPAASPTPQPAQNSAPQEKPATVETPASGGNVLPETRVSAPVEPRQPRKTQAVRVVRRQPSSSIPARVTAEPSRIINPERPSVPVLTPAQVVAQQNQTFDAARKVIFAPTGTRPYQITQENIDILPQGANTSLDRVLLQAPGVTQDSAASGDLHVRNEHANVQYRINGIMLPDSVGAFGQILDSNIVGNMSLITGAMPAQFGLRTAGVVDITTKQNAFDNSGSIGIYGGSRGTVTPSAEYGGTVGSTQYYVSGRYFGSNIGLENPTRFNSAIHDHTDQGKGFAYVSTVLSPTLRLTYMGGVSNGQYQIPNNPGQLPQFSPFGLSNFNSSQLNETQREFNQFNTVALQYSNDGLDLQTAFFNRTSILRFQPDVLGDLAFNGVASNVSRQSVVNGIQTDLSYKWADAHTLRAGFTASVEQTMVKNASTALLLDDQGQPTGAPVNIFDSSSKTGYLFGAYVQDEWKINNQLTLNAGLRFDQMSQYVNANQLSPRVNLTYTPVEGTVFHAGYARYFTPPQQILAAPTNLGLVQNTTQQPEVGIAGPVLPERSHYFDVGVTHRLLPGLEIGVDAYYKIARDLLDDGQFGAAYILTAFNYARGENAGVELTAKYTNGDFSAYGNIAVARQVASNIVSNQFLFGADELAYIANHQVYTDHAQRITGSAGASYLWNGTRFSVDMIYGSGLRNGFANTGSLPAYSQVNLGISHDFKWLSDAKPATLRFNVVNLFDTVYQIRDGSGIGVFAPQYGPRRGFFVSLTQKF; from the coding sequence GTGATCGAGGTGCTGCCCGCACAAGCAAGTGAGGCGCCCGCGCGCCAGCAACTTGCTGATGACTTGCCGCGACTATTCCGGTCAGGAAATTCACTTATGAACCGTGCCCGATCTCCGCGCCTTAGGCGCGAACTCCTGCTATCTGCCTCTTCGTTCATTCTATTGGCCGCATCGAGCCTTCCCTCTCTCGCCCAGAATGAAGGCCCTTCTCAACAGCCCGAACCCAATCTGGATCATCAAGCTTCCCCATCTCAGCCGGAGGCGCCAGCAGCGAGCCCAACGCCGCAACCTGCACAAAACTCGGCTCCGCAGGAGAAGCCAGCGACCGTCGAGACGCCGGCCAGCGGTGGGAACGTTTTGCCGGAGACCCGTGTATCAGCCCCGGTTGAGCCTCGGCAGCCGCGAAAGACGCAGGCCGTCCGCGTGGTGAGGCGGCAACCTTCTTCATCGATCCCAGCGCGCGTCACCGCCGAGCCAAGCCGTATCATCAACCCCGAGCGGCCTTCTGTGCCCGTTCTGACGCCAGCCCAGGTTGTCGCGCAGCAGAACCAGACGTTCGATGCGGCGCGGAAGGTGATTTTCGCCCCGACGGGCACGCGGCCTTACCAAATCACGCAGGAGAACATCGACATCCTGCCGCAGGGAGCCAATACCAGTCTGGATCGCGTGCTGCTCCAGGCTCCCGGTGTCACTCAGGACTCGGCGGCGAGTGGCGATCTGCATGTGCGCAATGAGCACGCCAATGTGCAGTATCGGATCAACGGCATCATGCTGCCAGACAGCGTCGGCGCGTTTGGCCAGATCCTCGACAGCAATATCGTCGGCAATATGTCGTTGATTACCGGGGCGATGCCGGCGCAGTTCGGCCTCCGCACGGCTGGTGTCGTTGATATCACGACCAAGCAAAACGCATTCGACAATTCAGGGTCGATCGGCATCTATGGCGGCAGCCGCGGCACCGTCACGCCAAGCGCTGAATACGGCGGCACCGTTGGAAGCACGCAGTATTACGTCTCGGGCCGTTACTTTGGTAGCAACATCGGCCTGGAAAATCCGACACGGTTTAACTCCGCGATCCATGATCATACCGATCAGGGAAAAGGCTTCGCCTATGTATCGACTGTGCTCAGCCCGACATTGCGGCTGACCTATATGGGGGGCGTCTCCAACGGTCAGTACCAAATTCCCAACAACCCTGGTCAGCTCCCGCAATTCTCTCCCTTCGGCCTCTCGAACTTCAATTCGTCTCAGTTGAACGAGACGCAAAGGGAGTTCAACCAGTTCAATACCGTGGCGTTGCAATATTCCAATGATGGTCTCGATCTACAGACCGCTTTTTTCAACCGGACGAGCATTCTGCGCTTCCAGCCTGATGTATTGGGTGATCTTGCCTTCAATGGCGTCGCGTCCAATGTTTCCCGCCAAAGCGTCGTCAACGGGATTCAGACCGATCTATCTTATAAGTGGGCTGATGCGCATACCTTGCGCGCGGGCTTCACCGCCAGCGTCGAGCAAACCATGGTCAAAAATGCATCGACCGCATTGTTGCTCGACGATCAAGGTCAGCCCACGGGTGCGCCGGTCAATATTTTCGATTCGAGTTCGAAGACCGGCTACCTCTTTGGCGCCTATGTGCAGGACGAATGGAAGATCAACAATCAATTGACCCTGAATGCCGGACTGCGCTTCGACCAGATGTCGCAATATGTAAATGCCAACCAGCTCAGCCCACGCGTCAATTTAACCTATACGCCCGTTGAGGGCACGGTGTTCCATGCCGGCTATGCGCGCTATTTCACACCGCCGCAGCAGATTTTGGCGGCTCCAACGAATCTCGGTCTGGTGCAGAACACCACGCAACAGCCCGAGGTCGGTATCGCTGGCCCGGTTCTGCCCGAGCGTTCGCACTATTTTGATGTCGGCGTGACCCACCGGCTTTTGCCGGGGCTCGAGATTGGCGTCGATGCCTATTATAAGATCGCGCGCGACCTTCTGGATGATGGGCAGTTTGGGGCGGCCTATATATTGACCGCCTTCAACTATGCGCGCGGCGAGAATGCCGGCGTTGAGCTGACGGCAAAATACACCAATGGCGACTTCAGTGCCTATGGCAATATCGCCGTGGCGCGGCAGGTCGCCAGCAACATCGTTTCCAACCAGTTTCTGTTCGGTGCTGACGAGCTTGCTTATATCGCGAACCATCAGGTCTATACCGATCATGCGCAACGGATAACGGGTTCGGCCGGTGCTTCCTATTTGTGGAATGGCACGCGATTTTCCGTCGATATGATTTACGGAAGTGGTCTGCGAAATGGCTTTGCCAATACCGGGTCACTGCCCGCGTATTCGCAAGTGAACCTCGGCATTTCGCACGACTTCAAGTGGCTGAGCGACGCGAAGCCCGCCACCTTGCGGTTCAATGTCGTGAACCTGTTCGACACGGTCTACCAGATCAGAGACGGATCCGGCATCGGTGTCTTTGCTCCGCAATATGGCCCACGCCGTGGGTTTTTTGTCAGCCTCACGCAAAAATTTTGA
- a CDS encoding DUF2946 domain-containing protein, producing MAALTGLLSGVESSRRESVWTANWPWMRIIREHIRRAGWLALIALAINLGLSFGHVHAVDAQGRHHTVNSWVVSFISSSDGHAVSNPTPSLPDDDQADQFCAICMAASEMASGMAPLLPAVSIEFTVASVDYAITATPDVRPLHRSVFQSRGPPFS from the coding sequence TTGGCCGCATTGACCGGGCTGCTCAGTGGGGTAGAGTCGTCTCGTCGCGAAAGCGTTTGGACCGCGAATTGGCCTTGGATGCGCATAATTAGAGAGCATATCCGCCGCGCCGGCTGGCTAGCGTTGATCGCCCTTGCGATTAACCTGGGTCTGTCCTTCGGACATGTCCATGCGGTCGACGCTCAGGGACGCCACCACACCGTAAATTCGTGGGTCGTTTCATTTATATCGTCCAGCGATGGACATGCGGTAAGCAATCCCACACCAAGCCTTCCCGACGACGATCAGGCCGACCAATTCTGCGCGATCTGTATGGCTGCGTCGGAGATGGCGAGCGGTATGGCGCCGCTGCTGCCGGCGGTATCGATCGAATTCACGGTCGCATCGGTCGACTATGCGATCACCGCCACGCCTGATGTTCGGCCGCTGCACCGAAGCGTCTTTCAATCGCGCGGACCTCCATTTTCCTGA
- a CDS encoding MarR family transcriptional regulator — translation MQRPDAEQQDQEITIRDLISYRLSKTANLMSRGAALRYRREVDVNLGEWRTLALLAQDSPLSLIRLASHAGLDKAQMSRVVTALVARGLILRRISPDNARATKLSLTRNGRATYRRLIAAAAERDRAFRGCLEPDELKVLERALEKLADQAQVLIKAEAVVSDGSGAKKSK, via the coding sequence ATGCAGCGCCCCGACGCGGAGCAGCAGGATCAAGAGATTACGATTCGCGATCTCATCTCCTACCGGCTTTCCAAGACGGCCAATTTGATGTCACGGGGCGCGGCCTTGCGCTATCGGCGGGAGGTCGATGTGAATCTCGGCGAGTGGCGCACCTTGGCGTTGCTGGCGCAGGATTCGCCGTTGTCGTTGATCCGGCTTGCTAGCCACGCGGGCCTCGACAAGGCGCAGATGAGCCGTGTGGTGACAGCGCTCGTCGCGCGCGGTCTCATCCTTCGCCGAATTTCGCCCGACAATGCGCGCGCCACCAAATTGAGTCTGACGCGCAATGGCCGCGCCACATATCGTCGCCTCATCGCCGCCGCTGCGGAACGCGATCGGGCCTTTCGGGGCTGCCTCGAGCCGGACGAGCTCAAAGTACTCGAACGCGCCCTCGAAAAGCTGGCCGATCAAGCTCAGGTTCTCATCAAGGCTGAGGCCGTGGTGAGCGACGGTTCGGGCGCAAAGAAGAGTAAATAG